One part of the Vicia villosa cultivar HV-30 ecotype Madison, WI linkage group LG6, Vvil1.0, whole genome shotgun sequence genome encodes these proteins:
- the LOC131612162 gene encoding F-box protein CPR1-like yields MSEKSVHLPQELIVKILLRVPVKTVLRCKCVSKSWLSLISNHDFATSHFQLGATPTQKLVCLRSYSRETISIDFNASLNDDSSYASRSLDFLSGGPCHKIRGSCRGFLLFHGDTNFCAWNPSTGVHKQIPESPIAIPSTADCYSRILCGFGYESLANDYLVVLLSRDSYDSYDSLIYLQIFSLRANKWKLMEFGSHFPYCISITQLGLPLNDAIHWLVYSFETHRYVIVAFDLKEMKMSVIDLPDVLDNYTCCIVYDLLVLGGLLGVWNVELPAVDIWMIQEYPTYSSWSKTHSFSLDSYFSPICFANCGYLIGIDDEGGLIKFNDKGQLLERHSNGNSSYCNFYFGSHTMIVYRESLFSLPNGSEQT; encoded by the coding sequence ATGTCAGAGAAGAGCGTTCATCTTCCTCAGGAACTGATTGTTAAAATACTATTAAGGGTGCCGGTGAAGACTGTACTACGATGCAAGTGCGTCAGTAAGTCCTGGCTTTCTCTCATTTCTAATCATGATTTTGCAACTTCACATTTTCAACTTGGTGCCACACCCACACAGAAACTTGTTTGCTTACGAAGTTATTCTCGTGAAACCATATCAATAGATTTTAATGCATCGCTTAATGATGATTCATCTTATGCTTCGCGAAGCCTTGATTTTTTGAGTGGTGGACCTTGTCATAAAATTAGAGGCTCGTGTAGAGGGTTTTTGCTCTTTCATGGAGATACAAACTTCTGTGCATGGAATCCATCCACGGGTGTTCACAAACAAATACCCGAGTCTCCAATAGCTATTCCCTCCACTGCTGATTGTTATTCAAGGATTCTGTGTGGCTTTGGATACGAGTCATTGGCGAATGATTACTTAGTAGTTTTGTTGTCCCGCGACAGCTATGATTCCTATGATAGTTTGATTTACTTGCAAATTTTCTCATTGAGAGCTAATAAGTGGAAACTAATGGAGTTTGGTTCTCATTTTCCTTATTGTATTAGTATCACCCAATTAGGGTTGCCCTTGAATGATGCTATTCATTGGTTGGTTTATAGTTTTGAGACCCACAGATATGTTATTGTTGCCTTTGATTTAAAGGAAATGAAAATGTCAGTGATAGATCTGCCAGATGTTTTGGATAACTATACTTGTTGTATAGTATATGACCTCTTGGTCCTTGGGGGACTTCTTGGTGTATGGAATGTGGAGTTGCCTGCAGTTGACATATGGATGATTCAAGAATATCCAACTTATTCATCGTGGTCTAAGACTCATTCTTTTTCTCTGGATTCATACTTTTCCCCAATATGCTTTGCAAATTGTGGTTATCTGATTGGAATAGATGATGAAGGTGGATTGATCAAGTTTAATGACAAAGGACAGCTTCTAGAGCGTCACTCCAATGGTAACTCCTCCTATTGTAACTTTTACTTTGGAAGCCACACAATGATTGTATACAGAGAGTCTCTCTTTTCACTTCCTAACGGCTCCGAGCAAACTTAA
- the LOC131612163 gene encoding F-box protein CPR1-like, translated as MSEKRVHLPQELIVEILLRLPVKTVLRCMCACKSWLSFISNPDFATSHFQLAASPTHRFVFLESYPCKILSIDFDASLNPDSSYASLNFDFLRRGYAEIGGSCRGFLFLHNSTDFYLWNPSTGVHKQIPASPMTIHGNSMLMCDFSMFMYGFGYNALRDDYLVFLGYYLHNDSSSIDLEIFSLRDNKWKQIGGDSLFPYASCGHRFKVGLFLNGALYWYVYNHQISKDVIIAFDLKEMAITEIPLPDEFYNPIEHNLVVFGGLIGVWFTETDTFNLWVMQEYEGHLSWIKTLVFSILPAPCFFPVCFTSCGNIVGTNEFSRLVKFNDKGQLLEHHSDHTCCSYRSEMIVYTESLLSLPGGTEQA; from the coding sequence ATGTCGGAGAAGAGAGTGCATCTGCCTCAGGAACTGATCGTGGAAATTCTGTTGAGATTGCCGGTGAAGACTGTATTACGTTGCATGTGCGCATGCAAATCATGGCTCTCCTTCATCTCTAACCCTGATTTTGCCACTTCGCATTTTCAACTTGCTGCCTCACCCACACATAGATTTGTGTTCTTAGAAAGCTATCCTTGTAAAATCCTATCCATAGATTTTGATGCATCTCTAAACCCTGATTCTTCTTATGCTTCTCTAAACTTTGATTTTTTGCGCCGAGGTTATGCTGAAATTGGCGGTTCATGTCGAGGATTTTTGTTTTTGCACAATAGCACAGATTTCTACCTTTGGAATCCATCCACAGGTGTCCACAAACAAATACCTGCCTCTCCTATGACCATTCATGGTAATTCCATGTTGATGTGTGACTTTTCCATGTTTATGTATGGCTTTGGATATAACGCGTTAAGGGATGATTACTTGGTATTTTTGGGGTACTACCTACATAATGATTCTAGTTCCATTGACTTGGAGATTTTCTCATTGAGGGATAATAAATGGAAACAAATTGGGGGTGATTCTCTTTTTCCTTATGCTTCGTGTGGACATCGTTTCAAAGTCGGGTTGTTTCTGAATGGGGCTCTTTATTGGTATGTATATAATCACCAGATCTCTAAGGATGTTATTATTGCCTTTGATTTAAAGGAAATGGCAATCACTGAGATACCTCTGCCAGATGAATTTTATAATCCTATAGAACATAATTTGGTGGTGTTTGGTGGACTTATCGGTGTGTGGTTTACAGAGACGGATACATTTAATTTATGGGTGATGCAAGAATATGAAGGGCATTTGTCTTGGATTAAGACTCTTGTTTTCTCCATACTCCCAGCTCCATGTTTTTTCCCGGTGTGTTTTACAAGTTGTGGTAATATAGTTGGAACAAATGAGTTTAGTCGATTGGTGAAGTTTAATGACAAAGGACAGCTCCTAGAGCATCACTCTGATCATACCTGTTGCTCATATAGATCTGAGATGATTGTGTATACAGAGTCTCTGCTTTCACTTCCTGGTGGCACTGAGCAAGCTTAA